AAAATCTAAGTTTTCCTTCCCTCTTCTCCTCCAAAAGATCTATCTCTTTAAGTATCCTTATATGATGGCTAACCAGCGTCTGATCAACGTCTAAGGCTTTAGCTATTAGACATACACACATCCACTTATCTATCAACATCTTGACTATTCCATATCTAATTGGATTTGATACAACTTTTAAAAATCTCTTAACTTCCTCTTTCGGATATGGGTTAACTTCCTCTTCGAGATCATATATTCCACATCTCTCAAGGCAATTCATAACTGTCCTTCTTTGTTTTTCACTAAGACTTTCAACTAACTCCCTGAGCTTCATAGGCTCCACCATCTTAAGGTTTTGAACTTAAAGTATAAAAAATTTGTTTCATCTGAAATGCACTTACAAACCAAAATTATTTTCAAAGTAGATGCTAAAGATTATGGGGGATCACGATGACAGGAGATATCGTCGAGTTCACGCTAAAGCTCGGAGGATTAGAGGTTGGCGAAGCCCCAAAGGAATTAAGAGAAGATCAAATTGCAATATTCTTAGCAAGGGTTTCAAATACCGTAAGACATGAGATTCCTAAATATTTACAGGAGAGAATAGACGTAGACAGAATGCTAAAGGAGCTAACTATCAATGGGGCATTAGAAGAAAAGTTAAAGAAGTTAAAATCTCCAGGAACATCGAGAAAAATAAATAGCTACATCCTTGAAGATGACAGGAAACTTAAGAAGTTGCTCTTGGATGTTGCAAAGGTAATCCTAGTGTGGAACACCCTTAAAGATGACCTACCCATTGACTTTCCCGTTGGAAAGATAAGCGAGCTAAAGATAACCCCCAGATATAAGGAGGATCATATTAATTTTACGGCCAAATATGGAAGATGGATCGTCGTAAAAAGATTAATAATCGATGAGAAGACTCCAAAGCTTGACATAGCTAGACTTCTAGCAAGCATAAATGAGACTGCTGTAAACAAGATTCCCGAGTTCGCAGGCATAGATATAGGGAGAATTAGAGAGCATTTTAGGGACTTCAAGAAAGTTAAAAAAGAGGAGGAAATAAAAAGATTAATGGAAAAATTCAGGAGCTTTAAACCCACCAACGAACTTGAGGTAAGATACGCCATTAGCGAGATGATATCCAAGCTTGGATTGAGCATAGATATACCATCCAAGAACTTAGAGAAATACCTTGAAAAAACGGGATGAGGAAGCCGAGGACACCTGAAGGATGATGACTCTTCGCTTCGCCGACCGGCGGTGATATCGTGGGAAACCTAACCACAATCTTATACTTCGCATACGCCCCTGCTTTAGCATTACTTTGGTACTTTTATCATCAGGATAGGCTTGAACCTGAGCCAAAGAGGGTCGTTATAGGGACGTTTATCCTGGGAGGAACTCTCTCCGTTAGTGTAGCCTTAATTGTTGAGAGTCTCCTCGTTCCAAGATGGTTTCCAAGAATACCAGCATTGCTCCCCGCAACCTTCCTTTACATCTCTCTAATTGCAGGAATAGTAGAGGAGCCAGCCAAAGCGCTAGCAATAAAGTACGCTTATAACTCAGGCCACCTCTATGGAATAATGGATGGGGTTGTGTACGGCGTTGCAGCCGGGCTTGGATTCGCGGCCACTGAAAATTTACTCTACGGACTTGGATATGGAGTACATGTTACGATCCAAAGGGCTTTGCTGACTCCAATAGGTCATGCAACCTGGAGCGCAATAGTTGGAGTTGGGTATGGGTTAAAAGCCGAGGGAAAGGTATATACGCTCGCCCCTTATTTCACATTGGCCGTGTTGCTCCACTTTCTATGGGATTACTATGCCTTTATGAGCAGCATATCTCCCGTATACTATGGAATCGTCCTCCTAATATTCACGATAAATGTACTAATAATTAGGTGGTTGATAATTCTAGGGAGAAAGGAAGATATGGAAAGGTTCTGGTGGTACAGAATCTTAGGTGGGAGGAGATGGTGAGGGAAGAAGTTGAAGAGGTATTAAAAGATGTTAGGCCCTACATAGAGTATTATAAGGAGTTAAGAGAGTTAATAGAGAAACTCTCAGGAAAAACGCTAAGCATATCTGAGCTAATAGAAGAGCTGAGAAAAGAAGAAGAGAAAGCCGAGGAACCTTTTAAAACCGATATTAGAATTTTAATTAATAAACTTGAAACCCTCAGGTGATGCGGACGTCATCATTCGATCAGCCGGTTGATCCGTCATCATTGGTTAATAGGGGATAACCCCATAAAGGTTTAAGATACTGTCGGATAATAAATTAGGGAACATCCGATGATGGGAACAGGGTAGCTGCCGAGTTGATGAGGAAGCCGTTCCAGACTGAGGAAAGAAAAAGATTTTTAGGATGACATTTTGTAAAAACCTTAGGTGGTGGAGTATGTACCTGGCCGAATTCAAGCTTAGGTTTGGAACCAGAAAGTGGTACGTCAGAAGGATAGTAGAGGCGGAAAGCTATGAAAAAGCTGTCGAGATAGCTAAGAGATACGCGGAGCTTATGAACAGGGGAGAAGTTAAGTGGGAACTCGCAGATGTTTATGAGGCCGAGAGACCACTAATGCTTGGAGAAGAAGAGCTCAAGAAACTCGAGTAAGTTCCCCAGTTATGTTTTTCCCCATTAATTGTTTAACTTCCTCTATATTCTTTGTATGACCAAGGATCCACATTAGCTTTGTTATCGTGGCCTCCTTCGTCATATCACCCGCAGGGATTACGCCTGCTTCAAGGGCTATCCTTCCAACTTTGTATCTTTGCAGATCCACCCCATCGTAAATAGCCTGAGTTGTGAGAACCACAGGGATCCTTTTGGATATTGAAGATACAACCTCAAAGAGATCGGTGCCCCTATACGGAATACCACCAACCCCATACCCTTCAAGAATTATTCCCTTATAACCTAACCTTAATGCTTCTCTCACGATGTCACCAGATAAACCTGGGATTAACTTGATCACTAAAACTTTCGGTTCATATTTTATGTCAGAGAAAAATTCATCCCCATAGAAATCCGGAATATGAAGAATCCTAAGTTTATCATCCTTTATTTCAGCGACGTTTGGATAGTTTATGCTCTCAAAGGCATCAAAGCCCATGCTCCTGATCTTTGATGCTCTAACCCCGAGCATTACCTTCCCATTGAAGGCAATGTATATTCCCCTAATTCCCAGCTTAACGAACTCTAAAGCGGTGCGTAAGTTAAAAGGGGCATCGCTATTTTTCTCAGTTATGGGGAGCATAGATCCCGTTAAAACTATTGGAATCGGAGGGTTTCTAAGCATGAAGCTGAGCATAGAAGCAGAGTAAGCCATTGTATCCGTTCCATGGGTTATAACTATTCCATCGTACTCCCACACTTCCTTCTCTATTTCTTTAGCCAACCTCTCCCAATCTGATGGTTGAATTAGCGTGCTATCAACGTTCATTAAATCTCTTGCCTCTATTTTAGCTTCAGAACTTATTCCCGCCAATTTGAGTATTTTACTCACGGATAGAGCACTTTCATA
This Pyrococcus horikoshii OT3 DNA region includes the following protein-coding sequences:
- a CDS encoding PrsW family intramembrane metalloprotease: MGNLTTILYFAYAPALALLWYFYHQDRLEPEPKRVVIGTFILGGTLSVSVALIVESLLVPRWFPRIPALLPATFLYISLIAGIVEEPAKALAIKYAYNSGHLYGIMDGVVYGVAAGLGFAATENLLYGLGYGVHVTIQRALLTPIGHATWSAIVGVGYGLKAEGKVYTLAPYFTLAVLLHFLWDYYAFMSSISPVYYGIVLLIFTINVLIIRWLIILGRKEDMERFWWYRILGGRRW
- a CDS encoding DUF2666 family protein, translating into MTGDIVEFTLKLGGLEVGEAPKELREDQIAIFLARVSNTVRHEIPKYLQERIDVDRMLKELTINGALEEKLKKLKSPGTSRKINSYILEDDRKLKKLLLDVAKVILVWNTLKDDLPIDFPVGKISELKITPRYKEDHINFTAKYGRWIVVKRLIIDEKTPKLDIARLLASINETAVNKIPEFAGIDIGRIREHFRDFKKVKKEEEIKRLMEKFRSFKPTNELEVRYAISEMISKLGLSIDIPSKNLEKYLEKTG
- a CDS encoding asparaginase, encoding MRILILGMGGTIASVKGERGYESALSVSKILKLAGISSEAKIEARDLMNVDSTLIQPSDWERLAKEIEKEVWEYDGIVITHGTDTMAYSASMLSFMLRNPPIPIVLTGSMLPITEKNSDAPFNLRTALEFVKLGIRGIYIAFNGKVMLGVRASKIRSMGFDAFESINYPNVAEIKDDKLRILHIPDFYGDEFFSDIKYEPKVLVIKLIPGLSGDIVREALRLGYKGIILEGYGVGGIPYRGTDLFEVVSSISKRIPVVLTTQAIYDGVDLQRYKVGRIALEAGVIPAGDMTKEATITKLMWILGHTKNIEEVKQLMGKNITGELTRVS
- a CDS encoding ArsR/SmtB family transcription factor, encoding MKLRELVESLSEKQRRTVMNCLERCGIYDLEEEVNPYPKEEVKRFLKVVSNPIRYGIVKMLIDKWMCVCLIAKALDVDQTLVSHHIRILKEIDLLEEKREGKLRFYRVNKEKLMEYMREMMEELGYEGVAKEG